The proteins below are encoded in one region of Pseudomonas sp. SCB32:
- a CDS encoding LOG family protein has protein sequence MPYEPDDYLSRHFQTSGTDLTQKIEELAELAAPGDSQNLPLYREMLTTVARMAQADRNRWDAKIMLQTLREMEHAFSILEQFKRRRKVTVFGSARTPVDHPVYALARELGETLARYDLMVITGAGGGIMAAAHEGAGLENSLGFNITLPFEQHANRTVDGTSNLLSFHFFFLRKLFFVKEADALVLCPGGFGTLDEALEVLTLIQTGKSPLVPVVLLDQPGGHFWDHALEFIKEQLEDNGYILPSDMNLMKLVHSAEEAVEEIAQFYSNFHSSRWLKDRFVIRLNHPLSNRALELLEQEFGSLCVTDGFHQQPYSESELDEPEFSQLTRLAFAFNGRDQGRLRELLNFINQPENWAR, from the coding sequence ATGCCCTATGAGCCCGACGACTACCTCTCCAGACACTTCCAGACCAGCGGCACGGACCTGACGCAGAAGATCGAGGAACTGGCCGAACTGGCCGCCCCCGGTGACAGCCAGAACCTGCCGCTGTACCGCGAGATGCTCACCACCGTCGCCCGCATGGCCCAGGCGGACCGCAACCGCTGGGACGCCAAGATCATGCTGCAGACTCTGCGCGAGATGGAACACGCCTTCAGTATCCTGGAGCAGTTCAAGCGTCGCCGCAAAGTCACGGTATTCGGCTCGGCCCGCACGCCGGTCGACCACCCCGTCTACGCCCTGGCGCGCGAGCTGGGCGAAACCCTCGCCCGCTATGACCTGATGGTCATCACCGGTGCCGGTGGCGGCATCATGGCCGCCGCCCACGAAGGCGCAGGCCTTGAAAACAGCCTCGGCTTCAACATCACCCTGCCCTTCGAGCAGCATGCCAATCGCACCGTGGACGGCACCAGCAACCTCCTGTCGTTCCACTTCTTCTTCCTGCGCAAGCTGTTCTTCGTCAAGGAAGCGGACGCTCTGGTGCTCTGCCCCGGCGGCTTCGGCACCCTCGACGAAGCGCTGGAAGTCCTGACCCTGATCCAGACTGGCAAGAGCCCGCTGGTGCCCGTGGTTCTGCTCGACCAGCCAGGCGGACACTTCTGGGATCACGCCCTGGAGTTCATCAAGGAACAGCTCGAAGACAACGGCTACATCCTGCCCAGCGACATGAACCTGATGAAGCTGGTGCACTCGGCGGAAGAAGCAGTCGAGGAAATCGCCCAGTTCTACAGCAACTTCCACTCCAGCCGCTGGCTCAAGGACCGCTTCGTGATTCGCCTGAACCACCCGTTGAGCAACCGCGCACTGGAATTGCTGGAGCAGGAATTCGGCAGCCTCTGCGTGACCGATGGCTTCCACCAGCAGCCCTACAGCGAGTCGGAGCTGGACGAACCGGAGTTCTCCCAACTCACCCGCCTGGCCTTCGCCTTCAATGGTCGCGACCAGGGGCGGCTGCGCGAGCTGTTGAATTTCATCAACCAGCCGGAAAACTGGGCTCGCTGA
- a CDS encoding quorum-sensing-regulated virulence factor family protein, whose product MLRLTALALCLVLPAAHAASKNDYELSKMLDKVAKESSEGTPRAINEDILDQGYTVEGNQLINHLSVRASHAERMRANPDSVRSQLGDSVCRNTGYRQLLAKGAILTYSFTEYKTNVPVATERFDAGSCKIKLQK is encoded by the coding sequence ATGCTGCGCCTCACCGCCCTCGCCCTCTGTCTCGTCCTTCCCGCTGCGCACGCGGCCTCGAAGAACGACTACGAACTGTCCAAGATGCTGGACAAGGTCGCCAAGGAAAGCAGCGAGGGCACCCCGCGCGCGATCAACGAGGACATTCTCGACCAGGGCTACACCGTCGAGGGTAATCAGCTGATCAACCACCTCAGCGTACGCGCCAGCCACGCCGAACGGATGCGCGCCAACCCCGACAGCGTGCGCAGCCAGCTGGGTGACAGCGTCTGCCGCAACACCGGCTATCGCCAGTTGCTGGCCAAGGGCGCGATCCTCACTTACAGCTTCACCGAGTACAAGACCAACGTTCCGGTCGCCACCGAGCGCTTCGACGCCGGCAGCTGCAAGATCAAGCTGCAGAAGTAA
- the recX gene encoding recombination regulator RecX — protein sequence MAVELDNPVAVRRVAMDLLARREHGRAELSRKLRQRGAVQELIDPALDRLAEEGLLNESRYLESYIASRARAGYGPVRIREELSQRGLPRGEIDSALSESGVDWSENLREVWRRKFARLPQDARERAQQGRFLSYRGYSMEAISRVLSGRQSDD from the coding sequence ATGGCCGTCGAGCTCGATAACCCCGTCGCGGTGCGGCGGGTCGCCATGGACCTGCTGGCGCGACGCGAGCATGGCCGTGCTGAGCTCTCGCGCAAGCTGCGGCAACGTGGTGCTGTGCAGGAACTGATCGACCCCGCCCTCGACCGTCTGGCCGAGGAGGGGTTGCTCAACGAAAGCCGCTATCTGGAAAGCTACATCGCCAGTCGCGCGCGGGCCGGTTACGGTCCGGTGCGGATTCGCGAGGAGCTGTCGCAGCGTGGTTTGCCCCGTGGCGAAATCGATAGCGCCTTGAGCGAATCGGGTGTCGACTGGAGCGAAAACCTGCGTGAAGTCTGGCGCCGCAAGTTCGCCCGGCTGCCACAGGACGCACGCGAGCGAGCTCAGCAAGGGCGGTTCCTGAGCTATCGAGGCTATTCGATGGAGGCCATCAGTCGAGTGCTGAGCGGTCGACAGTCGGACGACTGA
- a CDS encoding DMT family transporter, which yields MKSHALRADILMLFTAMIWGVSFVAQRLGMDAIGPFLYTGLRFALGALALLPLLAWSRKRGAQPFNRGLLLAGLAIGVALTLGINLQQVGLLFTSVTNSGFITGLYVIIVPLLGLLLGHRAGVGTWLAAALAVIGMAMLSIGPDFHVASGDWLQLTGAFVWGGHMLLVGLFASRYDPIRLAFLQFITCSVVSLILAMIFEEIHWAAIVQAGPALLYGGLFGVATGFTLQVVAQKHAIASHAAIILSLEAVFAAIAGALFLDESLHMRGYIGCALMLAGMLVAQLWPKKAEARAA from the coding sequence ATGAAAAGCCACGCGCTGCGCGCCGATATCCTGATGCTGTTTACCGCGATGATCTGGGGGGTTTCCTTCGTCGCGCAGCGCCTGGGGATGGACGCCATCGGCCCGTTCCTCTACACCGGCCTGCGCTTCGCGCTGGGCGCGCTGGCGCTGCTGCCGCTGCTGGCCTGGTCGCGCAAGCGTGGCGCCCAACCCTTCAACCGCGGCCTGCTGCTGGCGGGCCTGGCCATCGGCGTTGCGCTGACCCTGGGGATCAACCTGCAGCAGGTCGGCCTGCTGTTCACCAGCGTCACCAACTCCGGCTTCATCACCGGCCTGTACGTGATCATCGTGCCGCTGCTGGGGCTGCTGCTCGGCCATCGGGCCGGCGTGGGCACCTGGCTGGCCGCCGCGCTGGCGGTGATCGGCATGGCCATGCTGAGCATCGGCCCGGACTTCCACGTGGCCTCCGGTGACTGGCTGCAGCTGACCGGCGCCTTCGTCTGGGGCGGCCACATGCTGCTGGTAGGCCTGTTCGCCAGCCGCTACGACCCGATCCGCCTGGCCTTCCTGCAGTTCATCACCTGCTCGGTGGTGAGCCTGATCCTGGCCATGATCTTCGAGGAGATCCACTGGGCCGCCATCGTCCAGGCCGGCCCCGCGCTGCTCTATGGCGGCCTGTTCGGCGTCGCCACCGGCTTCACCCTGCAGGTCGTGGCGCAGAAGCACGCCATCGCCTCCCACGCGGCAATCATCCTGTCGCTGGAAGCGGTATTCGCTGCTATCGCCGGGGCCCTGTTCCTCGACGAAAGCCTGCATATGCGCGGCTACATCGGCTGTGCGCTGATGCTCGCCGGCATGCTGGTGGCACAGCTGTGGCCGAAGAAGGCCGAGGCAAGGGCCGCCTGA
- the recA gene encoding recombinase RecA, which produces MDENKKRALAAALGQIERQFGKGAVMRMGDHERQAIPAISTGSLGLDIALGIGGLPKGRIVEIYGPESSGKTTLTLSVIAQAQKAGATCAFVDAEHALDPDYAGKLGVNVDDLLVSQPDTGEQALEITDMLVRSNAVDVIIVDSVAALVPKAEIEGEMGDQHVGLQARLMSQALRKITGNIKNANCLVIFINQIRMKIGVMFGNPETTTGGNALKFYSSVRLDIRRTGAVKEGDEVVGSETRVKVVKNKVAPPFRQAEFQIMYGRGIYRTGEIIDLGVQLGLIEKSGAWYSYQGNKIGQGKANAAKFLEDNTEICNTLDKAIREQLLTNQPAPTKAELAAAEAEAEAEADY; this is translated from the coding sequence ATGGACGAGAACAAGAAGCGCGCCCTGGCCGCGGCCCTGGGACAGATCGAACGCCAATTCGGCAAAGGCGCGGTCATGCGCATGGGCGACCATGAGCGTCAGGCCATTCCGGCCATCTCCACCGGCTCGCTGGGCCTGGACATCGCCTTGGGCATCGGCGGCCTGCCGAAGGGCCGTATCGTCGAAATCTACGGTCCGGAATCCTCGGGTAAGACCACCCTGACCCTGTCCGTCATCGCCCAGGCCCAGAAGGCCGGCGCCACCTGCGCCTTCGTCGACGCCGAACACGCGCTGGACCCGGACTACGCCGGCAAGCTGGGCGTCAATGTCGACGACCTGCTGGTTTCCCAGCCGGACACCGGCGAACAGGCCCTGGAAATCACCGACATGCTGGTGCGCTCCAACGCCGTTGACGTGATCATCGTCGACTCCGTGGCCGCGCTGGTACCCAAAGCCGAAATCGAAGGCGAGATGGGCGATCAGCACGTTGGCCTGCAGGCGCGCCTGATGTCCCAGGCCCTGCGCAAGATCACCGGCAACATCAAGAATGCCAACTGCCTGGTCATCTTCATCAACCAGATCCGTATGAAGATCGGCGTGATGTTCGGCAACCCGGAAACCACCACCGGTGGTAACGCGCTGAAGTTCTACTCCTCGGTCCGCCTGGATATCCGCCGTACCGGCGCGGTGAAGGAAGGCGACGAGGTGGTCGGCAGCGAAACCCGCGTCAAGGTCGTGAAGAACAAGGTTGCACCGCCCTTCCGTCAGGCTGAGTTCCAGATCATGTACGGCCGCGGCATCTACCGCACCGGCGAGATCATCGACCTGGGCGTGCAGCTGGGCCTGATCGAGAAGTCCGGCGCCTGGTACAGCTACCAGGGCAACAAGATCGGCCAGGGCAAGGCCAACGCCGCCAAGTTCCTGGAAGACAACACCGAGATCTGCAACACCCTCGACAAGGCCATCCGCGAGCAACTGCTGACCAACCAGCCGGCGCCGACCAAGGCCGAGCTCGCAGCGGCGGAAGCCGAAGCGGAAGCTGAAGCCGACTACTGA
- a CDS encoding DUF3820 family protein yields MLDKLQLLKIARTPMPFGKYQGRMLVDLPEEYLLWFHRKGEFPKGELGQLMQLTLELKIDGLDGLIKPLKR; encoded by the coding sequence ATGCTCGACAAACTGCAGCTGCTGAAGATCGCGCGCACGCCGATGCCCTTCGGCAAGTACCAGGGACGCATGCTCGTGGACCTGCCCGAAGAGTACCTGCTGTGGTTCCACCGCAAGGGCGAGTTTCCCAAGGGTGAGCTGGGTCAGCTGATGCAGCTGACCCTGGAGCTGAAGATCGATGGCCTCGACGGCCTGATCAAACCGCTGAAGCGCTGA
- a CDS encoding CinA family protein, with product MPVTDSTITELSARLGARLAANRLRVTTAESCTGGGIAEAITRIPGSSAWFEAGYVTYSNAQKTRQLDVPAELFPEVGAVSREVVEAMVAGALPRSGADIAVAVSGVAGPDGGSAEKPVGTVWLAWRKGERVFSERRLYAGDREAVRRQTVATALAGLLRLADGENPLQG from the coding sequence GTGCCCGTCACCGATTCCACGATTACCGAACTCTCTGCCCGACTGGGGGCGCGACTCGCCGCCAACAGGCTGCGCGTCACCACCGCCGAATCCTGCACCGGCGGCGGGATCGCCGAGGCGATCACCCGTATTCCCGGCAGCTCGGCGTGGTTCGAGGCCGGCTACGTTACCTATTCCAATGCACAGAAGACCCGCCAGCTGGATGTGCCGGCCGAGTTGTTTCCCGAGGTTGGTGCGGTGAGCCGGGAGGTGGTCGAGGCGATGGTTGCCGGTGCGTTGCCGCGTAGCGGCGCGGATATCGCCGTCGCGGTCAGCGGCGTTGCTGGTCCGGATGGCGGTTCCGCCGAGAAGCCCGTAGGCACCGTCTGGCTGGCCTGGCGGAAAGGCGAACGGGTGTTCAGCGAACGCCGCCTATATGCCGGTGATCGGGAGGCTGTGCGCCGGCAGACCGTGGCGACCGCTCTGGCCGGGCTGTTGCGACTGGCGGACGGGGAAAATCCGCTCCAGGGGTAG
- a CDS encoding tRNA-uridine aminocarboxypropyltransferase, producing MSHAVARLRDERLARCVKPFVARGSRSPRCAGCRLRPNYCMCGLRPQVESNSAMCLVMFDTEPLKPSNTGWLIAETVPDTWAFGWSRIEVDPALVALLDDPKWQPYVVFPGEFVQPERVVTEVVPQEGKRPLFILLDATWNEARKMFRKSPYLDRFPVLSITPDALSRYRLRRSKFDEHLCTAEVAALCLGLAGDRRAGDALDAYLDVFSERYLGSKRQQPLDEQSPAHQALMPFTQR from the coding sequence ATGAGCCACGCCGTTGCCCGTCTTCGCGATGAACGCCTGGCCCGTTGCGTCAAGCCGTTCGTGGCCCGTGGTTCGCGCTCGCCGCGTTGCGCCGGTTGCCGCCTGCGGCCGAACTACTGCATGTGCGGCCTGCGTCCGCAGGTGGAGTCGAACTCGGCGATGTGCCTGGTGATGTTCGATACCGAACCGCTCAAGCCCAGCAACACCGGCTGGCTGATCGCCGAGACCGTGCCCGATACCTGGGCTTTCGGCTGGTCGCGCATCGAGGTCGATCCGGCCCTGGTGGCCTTGCTGGACGATCCTAAGTGGCAACCCTACGTGGTATTCCCCGGCGAGTTCGTCCAGCCCGAGCGCGTGGTGACCGAGGTGGTGCCGCAGGAAGGCAAGCGACCGCTGTTCATCCTGCTCGATGCGACCTGGAACGAGGCGCGCAAGATGTTCCGCAAGAGTCCGTACCTGGACCGTTTCCCGGTGCTGAGCATCACCCCCGATGCGTTGTCGCGCTACCGCCTGCGCCGCTCCAAGTTCGACGAGCACCTGTGCACCGCCGAAGTGGCCGCGCTGTGCCTGGGGCTGGCCGGCGACCGCCGCGCCGGGGATGCGCTGGATGCCTATCTGGATGTGTTCAGCGAGCGCTACCTGGGCTCCAAGCGCCAGCAGCCGCTGGACGAGCAGAGCCCGGCGCACCAGGCGCTGATGCCCTTTACCCAGCGTTAA
- a CDS encoding xylulose 5-phosphate 3-epimerase, with protein MSQILPSPEELAAHAAANPEYAQWLHGRGPLQHSAQTRAAVFRMAHQLVQYRLQPDLASVYRLFSALDQLTCAGLWLVAHMTYAQRVRLDGAPLEVEDFKAQPEGHTGGALNMVPAYAGYLALNALSGKTRGWLMGQGHCVAAIDALNVLTGNLHAEQAAAYGQGDNGLNRLVQDFYSYVQAADGKVAAPLGSHVNPHTAGGIAEGGYLGFAELMYAHMPLPGETLVAFLSDGAAEEQRGSDWIPRWWRAEDCGAALPVMIANGRRIEQRTDLGTHEGLEGFKQHLRRCGFDPISFDGRDPAAFVCALWEMEQRLEHRVEEMARGILHYPLPIPYGIAETVKGFGFYGAGSNAAHNLPLPGNPSENAEARELFNQHVAPLWVEPQELADACALFSASRAGRGLERDNPLAVRRPIEPSIPELHYRSDFCSPMAALDRFYVEMCAANPDLRARVGNPDELASNRLGGILKALKHRVCEPESELEAVDGRVITALNEEAVVSACLANQGGLNLVASYEAFCVKMLGAVRQTILFARQQKEVGRPAGWLGWPLVATSHTWENGKNQQSHQDTTFCEALLGEMSDMVRVVFPADHNSALALLPEIYRSRGQLTCMVIPKRERPSEFSRAQAEQLARDGALVLEEHPGSNPLLLIANGSYQLAEMRRAAMRLEEAGYPYRLVYLQEPGRFRAPRDNWELQAVADEALTARLFPDHCERRVLLTHMRPEVARGHLWPILPDALKTSVLGYRNQGGTLDEAGMLFANRACWANVLVACARLMDVPRTALLTPEETAAVAGKGDPALLR; from the coding sequence ATGTCCCAGATCCTGCCCAGTCCGGAAGAGCTTGCCGCCCATGCGGCAGCCAATCCGGAATATGCCCAGTGGCTGCATGGCCGAGGTCCGCTTCAGCATAGCGCGCAGACCCGGGCGGCGGTCTTTCGCATGGCTCATCAATTGGTCCAGTACCGGCTGCAGCCGGACCTGGCCAGTGTCTACCGGCTGTTCAGCGCACTGGACCAACTGACCTGCGCCGGCCTCTGGCTGGTCGCGCACATGACCTATGCCCAGCGCGTGCGCCTGGACGGCGCGCCGCTTGAGGTCGAAGACTTCAAGGCGCAACCCGAGGGGCACACGGGCGGCGCGCTGAACATGGTGCCGGCCTACGCGGGCTACCTGGCGCTCAATGCGCTGAGCGGCAAGACGCGGGGCTGGTTGATGGGGCAGGGGCACTGTGTGGCGGCCATCGACGCGCTGAACGTGCTGACCGGCAATCTGCATGCCGAGCAGGCCGCTGCCTACGGACAGGGTGATAACGGTCTGAATCGCCTGGTGCAGGACTTCTACAGCTATGTCCAGGCGGCGGACGGTAAGGTTGCCGCACCGCTGGGTAGCCACGTCAATCCGCACACCGCGGGGGGTATCGCCGAAGGCGGCTACCTCGGTTTCGCCGAGCTGATGTATGCGCACATGCCGTTGCCGGGGGAGACCCTAGTGGCCTTCCTTTCCGACGGTGCGGCCGAGGAGCAGCGCGGCAGCGACTGGATTCCCCGTTGGTGGCGCGCCGAGGATTGTGGCGCGGCGTTACCGGTGATGATCGCCAACGGCCGGCGCATCGAGCAGCGCACGGACCTGGGTACCCACGAAGGGCTGGAAGGCTTCAAGCAGCACCTGCGCCGCTGCGGTTTCGACCCGATCAGCTTCGACGGGCGCGACCCCGCCGCCTTCGTCTGCGCCCTGTGGGAAATGGAGCAGCGGCTGGAGCACCGAGTGGAGGAAATGGCCCGTGGCATCCTCCACTACCCATTACCGATCCCCTACGGCATCGCCGAAACGGTCAAGGGCTTTGGCTTCTATGGCGCGGGCAGCAATGCGGCGCATAACCTGCCGCTGCCGGGTAATCCGAGTGAAAATGCCGAAGCGCGCGAGCTGTTCAACCAGCACGTGGCGCCGCTCTGGGTCGAGCCGCAGGAGTTGGCCGATGCCTGTGCGCTGTTCAGCGCCTCCCGCGCCGGCCGGGGGCTGGAGCGAGACAACCCGCTGGCGGTGCGCCGTCCCATCGAGCCCTCGATTCCCGAACTGCATTACCGCAGCGATTTCTGTTCGCCAATGGCGGCGCTGGACCGCTTCTATGTGGAAATGTGCGCCGCGAACCCCGACCTGCGCGCTCGCGTCGGCAACCCGGATGAGCTGGCGAGCAATCGCCTGGGCGGCATCCTCAAGGCACTCAAGCACCGGGTATGTGAGCCGGAAAGCGAGCTGGAGGCCGTCGACGGGCGAGTGATCACTGCCCTCAACGAGGAGGCGGTGGTTTCCGCCTGCCTCGCCAACCAGGGCGGGCTCAATCTGGTGGCGAGCTATGAGGCCTTCTGTGTGAAGATGCTGGGAGCGGTGCGCCAGACGATCCTCTTCGCCCGCCAGCAGAAGGAAGTCGGCCGGCCCGCCGGCTGGCTCGGCTGGCCGCTGGTGGCGACCTCGCATACCTGGGAGAACGGCAAGAACCAGCAGTCACACCAGGACACCACGTTCTGCGAGGCGCTGCTCGGCGAGATGAGCGATATGGTGCGAGTGGTCTTCCCCGCCGACCACAACAGTGCATTGGCGCTGCTGCCGGAGATCTATCGCAGCCGTGGGCAACTGACCTGCATGGTGATTCCCAAGCGCGAACGACCTTCGGAGTTCAGCCGCGCCCAGGCCGAGCAGCTGGCGCGTGATGGCGCGCTGGTGCTGGAGGAGCATCCGGGCAGCAATCCGCTGCTGCTGATCGCCAACGGCAGCTATCAACTGGCGGAGATGCGCCGCGCAGCAATGCGCCTGGAGGAAGCCGGCTACCCGTATCGGTTGGTCTACCTGCAGGAACCCGGGCGATTCCGCGCCCCGCGCGACAACTGGGAGCTGCAGGCGGTCGCCGACGAGGCGCTGACTGCAAGGCTATTCCCGGATCATTGCGAGCGCCGGGTACTGCTGACGCACATGCGTCCGGAGGTGGCGCGTGGGCATCTCTGGCCGATCCTGCCCGATGCGCTGAAAACCTCGGTGCTGGGTTATCGCAACCAGGGTGGCACGCTCGATGAGGCCGGCATGCTGTTTGCCAACCGCGCCTGTTGGGCCAATGTGCTGGTTGCCTGTGCGCGTCTGATGGACGTTCCGCGCACCGCGCTGCTGACGCCCGAAGAGACGGCGGCGGTGGCGGGAAAGGGTGATCCGGCGTTGTTGCGTTGA
- a CDS encoding MBL fold metallo-hydrolase RNA specificity domain-containing protein: protein MALLTFIGAIQEVTGSCYLLETHDGVRVLLECGMRQGRSPSKGTRDNEASNRTPFPFDPKELDAVVLSHAHLDHSGLLPRLAKEGYTGPIYATESCCDLLELMLMDSAHIQEKDAEWENKWRARLNRPLVKPLYTLEDASRALNQRRRVSYGSTVDVARGIRVTFHNAGHILGSAIVEIEIHEFGMTRRLVFSGDLGSTCSPLMRTPTPLTRADVVLLESTYGDRDHRDANETLLELAGILAQAQSDGGNVLIPSFAVGRTQDLIYYLGRFYQEGRLPQQVVYLDSPMAAQANRIYLQHIGEIADVDREYMRGTGTAKEGEWLPILRTTQSAEESMALNRIQSGAIIIAGSGMCTGGRIVHHLKHNLWREECHIVFPGFQAKGTLGRAIVDGAESVRILRQRIGVKAQIHTLGGFSAHAGQSQLIQWVGHFEHKPELYLIHGEREKMDALQKALHERLNWNANIPEPGDRIAI, encoded by the coding sequence ATGGCGCTACTCACCTTCATCGGTGCGATCCAGGAAGTCACCGGTTCCTGCTATCTGCTGGAAACCCACGACGGCGTGCGCGTGCTGCTCGAATGCGGCATGCGCCAGGGACGCAGCCCGAGCAAAGGCACCCGCGACAACGAAGCGAGCAACCGCACACCCTTCCCGTTCGACCCCAAGGAACTCGACGCGGTGGTACTGTCCCACGCCCATCTCGACCACAGCGGCCTGCTGCCGCGACTGGCGAAGGAAGGCTACACCGGACCGATCTACGCCACCGAATCCTGCTGTGACCTGCTGGAACTGATGCTGATGGACTCGGCACACATCCAGGAAAAGGACGCCGAGTGGGAGAACAAGTGGCGAGCCCGCCTCAACCGTCCCCTGGTGAAACCGCTTTACACCCTGGAGGACGCCTCCCGCGCACTGAACCAGCGCCGCCGCGTCAGTTACGGCAGCACGGTCGATGTAGCACGGGGCATTCGCGTCACCTTCCACAACGCCGGCCACATCCTTGGCTCGGCCATCGTAGAGATCGAGATCCACGAATTCGGCATGACTCGCCGCCTGGTGTTCTCCGGCGACCTGGGCAGCACCTGTTCGCCGCTGATGCGCACGCCGACGCCGCTGACCCGCGCCGACGTGGTGCTGTTGGAGTCCACCTACGGCGACCGCGACCACCGCGACGCCAACGAGACGCTGCTGGAACTGGCCGGCATCCTCGCGCAGGCGCAGAGTGACGGCGGCAATGTGCTGATACCGTCCTTCGCCGTCGGCCGCACCCAGGACCTGATCTACTACCTCGGCCGCTTCTACCAGGAAGGCCGGCTACCGCAGCAGGTGGTCTACCTCGACAGCCCGATGGCCGCCCAGGCCAACCGCATCTACCTGCAGCACATCGGCGAGATCGCCGACGTCGATCGTGAGTACATGCGCGGCACCGGTACGGCGAAAGAGGGGGAATGGCTGCCGATCCTGCGCACCACCCAGAGCGCCGAGGAGTCCATGGCGCTCAATCGCATCCAGAGCGGCGCGATCATCATCGCCGGCAGCGGCATGTGCACCGGCGGACGGATCGTCCACCACCTCAAGCACAACCTCTGGCGCGAGGAGTGCCATATCGTCTTCCCTGGCTTCCAGGCCAAGGGCACACTGGGGCGCGCCATCGTCGACGGTGCCGAGAGCGTCCGCATCCTGCGCCAACGCATCGGCGTGAAAGCGCAGATCCACACCCTCGGCGGATTCTCCGCTCACGCAGGACAATCGCAATTAATTCAGTGGGTTGGCCACTTCGAGCACAAACCCGAGCTATACCTGATACATGGCGAACGAGAAAAGATGGATGCGTTGCAGAAAGCGCTCCACGAACGCCTTAACTGGAACGCGAACATTCCGGAACCGGGGGACCGGATAGCGATCTGA